Proteins encoded together in one Candidatus Xianfuyuplasma coldseepsis window:
- a CDS encoding IS110 family transposase produces the protein MSQEKTTLYIGIDVSKESNYVYITNFNQSFNQSFNTHNNVPEAELIETKLLEILPTTEYSNIICVLESTRIYSAYIATYLFASKKLFQYNVLVYCINPKISRNYRASFSDMDKTNPKDSYILVDIARVGRTKTLHPFKGSQKLALQRLTRYRVHLAELLSKRKHTLLLISILKFSEFGKKESTFSSDKWGEYRLVYLGRILFSRRNY, from the coding sequence ATGTCACAAGAAAAAACTACTTTGTACATCGGCATCGATGTATCAAAGGAATCTAACTATGTGTATATTACTAACTTTAACCAATCTTTTAATCAATCATTCAATACCCATAATAATGTTCCTGAGGCCGAACTGATTGAAACCAAACTGCTTGAAATACTTCCTACTACTGAATACTCAAATATTATTTGTGTACTGGAGTCTACCAGAATCTACTCTGCTTATATTGCAACGTACTTATTTGCTTCAAAGAAACTCTTTCAGTACAATGTTTTAGTCTATTGTATTAATCCCAAAATATCACGTAACTATCGTGCTAGTTTCTCTGACATGGATAAGACCAATCCAAAAGATTCATATATACTTGTGGATATCGCTAGAGTCGGTAGAACCAAAACACTTCATCCTTTTAAAGGATCGCAAAAGCTCGCTCTTCAACGCTTAACACGTTATCGTGTTCATCTTGCTGAACTTCTTTCAAAGAGAAAACATACGCTCTTACTAATATCTATTTTAAAGTTTTCTGAATTCGGTAAGAAAGAATCTACGTTTTCTTCTGATAAATGGGGGGAATACCGCCTCGTCTATCTTGGAAGAATTCTCTTCTCCAGAAGAAATTATTAA
- a CDS encoding transposase yields the protein MRNLLRKLLELLIVYASGIISEIGSIHQFRNEEALAKYAGIIWRKNQSGNFEADDTKMTKTGNHYLRYYLIEAANSVKNYVDTYNTFYHKKFNEVTVHQHKRSLALTSRKLVRLIYGLLSKGQLYNKNH from the coding sequence TTGCGAAACTTATTAAGAAAGCTGTTAGAGCTTCTAATCGTCTATGCTTCAGGTATCATTTCTGAAATTGGCTCGATTCATCAATTTAGAAATGAAGAAGCTCTTGCTAAATATGCTGGCATTATTTGGCGCAAAAATCAATCTGGTAACTTTGAAGCTGATGACACAAAAATGACTAAAACTGGTAATCATTATCTTCGTTATTATTTGATTGAAGCAGCGAACTCTGTTAAAAATTATGTTGATACTTATAATACTTTTTATCACAAGAAATTTAATGAAGTTACTGTTCATCAACACAAACGTTCACTCGCACTCACTTCTCGTAAACTTGTTAGATTGATCTATGGATTATTGAGTAAGGGTCAACTTTATAATAAGAACCACTAA
- the neuC gene encoding UDP-N-acetylglucosamine 2-epimerase — MRKYKTTIISSNRADYSLLVKLYLELMNSELITPEFVITGSHLSKEFGYTKKQIVENNIEFMEVLVDIKSNDSGIIFSLFAKEFCEFFQSNKPDFIVVLGDRFEMLSIVTLAYLNNIPTVHFHGGELTYGAIDDSIRHAITKLSSLHFSSTEAYANRIIQLGESPKTVFNIGSLGAENVINHSKITFGEIIKKLNIPLRSTYCIATFHPETHNPKTLLDLREFLDVCVSFDDLDFLFTKSNFDYLGNEFNETILDYCNKYSNLFLVDSLGSELYFSLVSHSQFVIGNSSSGILETPLLGIWTINIGARQNGRIRPVNVIDIQCKKKEIVYAINEVLNLKDIEIDPKKNPYFSVNPASKARTILEDILRRDSLSTYKEFHDIEPVRMSRDISNKKD; from the coding sequence ATGAGGAAATATAAAACAACAATCATATCATCTAATAGAGCTGATTATAGTCTTTTAGTAAAGTTATATCTGGAACTAATGAACTCAGAACTAATCACTCCTGAATTTGTAATTACAGGATCTCATCTATCAAAGGAATTCGGTTATACAAAGAAACAGATTGTTGAAAATAATATAGAATTTATGGAAGTGTTGGTGGACATAAAAAGCAATGATAGTGGGATAATCTTTTCATTGTTTGCAAAAGAATTTTGTGAATTTTTTCAAAGCAACAAACCAGATTTCATAGTAGTTCTAGGCGATAGGTTTGAAATGTTATCGATAGTAACGCTTGCTTATTTAAACAACATCCCTACAGTACATTTTCACGGTGGAGAATTGACGTATGGTGCTATTGATGATTCGATAAGACATGCTATTACAAAACTAAGTTCTTTACATTTTTCGAGCACAGAAGCATATGCTAATAGGATAATTCAACTTGGTGAAAGCCCTAAGACAGTTTTTAATATTGGTTCGTTAGGTGCTGAAAACGTAATAAATCATTCAAAAATAACCTTTGGTGAGATTATAAAAAAGTTAAATATTCCTTTGAGAAGTACATATTGTATTGCTACTTTTCATCCTGAAACACATAACCCAAAAACACTTTTGGATCTTAGAGAATTTTTAGATGTATGTGTATCTTTTGATGACCTGGATTTTTTGTTTACTAAATCAAATTTTGATTATCTAGGCAATGAATTCAATGAAACTATACTGGATTACTGTAATAAATATAGTAATCTATTCCTTGTAGATTCATTAGGTAGTGAACTATATTTTAGCCTAGTTTCCCATTCTCAGTTTGTGATAGGTAACTCATCAAGCGGAATTTTAGAAACTCCTTTGCTAGGGATTTGGACTATAAATATTGGTGCAAGACAAAATGGGAGAATAAGACCTGTAAATGTAATCGATATACAATGCAAAAAAAAAGAGATTGTATATGCAATTAATGAAGTATTGAATTTAAAAGACATAGAAATAGATCCAAAAAAGAATCCATATTTTTCTGTAAATCCTGCTTCAAAAGCAAGAACAATATTAGAAGATATACTAAGAAGAGATTCTTTGTCCACATATAAAGAATTTCATGATATAGAACCGGTAAGGATGTCAAGAGATATAAGCAATAAAAAAGACTAG
- the neuB gene encoding N-acetylneuraminate synthase: protein MSVYIIAEVGVNHNGDINTALELTKVAKEIGADCVKFQTFKSEKLATIKAQKVNYQKSKMDAETSQISMLRKLELSENEFIILKEYCEELDIDFMSTPFDLESVDFLNDMMMKKWKIPSGEITNYPLLKKISEVGQPIILSTGMATLEEVKNAIEVLEGFGANDISILHCTSEYPTPLSMVNMNVLNQFKDTFGNKYKYGYSDHTVGNLVPITAVAMGAVIVEKHFTLNTNQEGPDHSASMNPKDFREMIDKIRLVEKVLGSKDKVPTDIEKTNLIQIRKSIVANTNINIGEVFTEKSLTTKRPATGMSPMHWENLLGKKSTKTYKKDDFINEEI, encoded by the coding sequence ATGAGTGTGTATATCATAGCAGAAGTAGGGGTGAATCATAACGGTGATATCAATACCGCGTTGGAACTAACGAAAGTTGCTAAAGAAATTGGTGCAGATTGTGTTAAATTTCAAACATTCAAATCTGAAAAATTGGCAACCATTAAAGCTCAAAAGGTAAATTATCAAAAGTCTAAAATGGATGCTGAAACTTCACAAATCAGTATGCTAAGAAAACTCGAATTAAGTGAAAATGAGTTTATAATACTCAAAGAATACTGTGAAGAGTTAGATATTGATTTCATGTCGACTCCTTTTGACTTGGAATCAGTAGATTTCTTGAATGACATGATGATGAAAAAATGGAAAATTCCATCTGGTGAAATTACAAACTATCCATTATTGAAAAAAATCTCTGAAGTAGGACAACCCATTATATTATCAACAGGAATGGCAACTTTAGAAGAAGTTAAGAATGCTATTGAGGTACTAGAGGGATTTGGGGCAAACGATATTTCAATATTACATTGCACATCTGAATATCCTACTCCATTGTCTATGGTAAACATGAACGTACTAAATCAATTTAAAGATACATTTGGGAATAAATATAAATATGGATATTCAGATCATACAGTTGGAAACCTTGTTCCAATTACTGCAGTTGCAATGGGTGCAGTAATAGTCGAAAAACACTTTACACTTAACACAAACCAAGAGGGACCTGATCATTCTGCAAGTATGAATCCTAAAGATTTCAGAGAAATGATTGATAAAATCCGTTTAGTAGAAAAAGTATTGGGCTCAAAAGATAAAGTGCCAACAGACATTGAGAAAACTAACTTAATTCAAATAAGGAAAAGTATAGTGGCAAATACAAACATAAATATTGGTGAAGTATTTACTGAAAAATCCTTAACAACAAAAAGACCCGCCACTGGAATGTCACCAATGCATTGGGAGAACTTGTTAGGTAAAAAATCGACTAAAACTTACAAAAAGGATGATTTCATTAATGAGGAAATATAA
- a CDS encoding acetyltransferase: MNNILLVGAGGHCVSVLDTIQSLNMFNEIAIIDIPDRIGDFVNNIRIIASDESLADLFSEYKYAFLSMGDVVPNNIKNNLYLELKNIGYTIPIIKDPSSIVSSSAKISEGCFIGKNAIVNANANIDICTIINTSAIVEHDVQIGRFCHLSPGAIALGHVVIEEYSKIGSNSVINPNLSIGNNSIIGSGSVVTKAISSNSVAYGNPCKEVTK, from the coding sequence ATGAATAATATATTATTAGTAGGAGCAGGGGGGCATTGTGTATCTGTCCTAGATACAATTCAGTCTTTAAATATGTTTAATGAAATTGCAATTATTGATATTCCAGACAGAATTGGAGATTTTGTTAATAATATTAGAATAATTGCATCTGACGAAAGTTTGGCAGATTTATTTAGCGAATATAAATATGCATTTCTATCTATGGGAGATGTTGTCCCAAATAATATAAAGAATAATTTGTATTTAGAACTAAAAAACATTGGCTATACAATCCCTATTATCAAAGATCCATCATCGATTGTCTCAAGTTCAGCTAAAATTTCGGAGGGTTGTTTTATTGGTAAAAACGCAATTGTAAATGCTAATGCAAATATTGATATATGTACAATTATTAATACATCCGCAATTGTTGAACATGATGTCCAAATTGGTCGGTTTTGTCATCTATCTCCAGGTGCAATAGCTTTGGGTCATGTTGTTATAGAAGAATACTCAAAGATTGGATCTAATAGTGTTATAAATCCTAATTTATCAATTGGAAACAATTCAATTATAGGTTCTGGTAGTGTTGTAACTAAAGCAATAAGTTCTAATAGTGTTGCTTATGGAAACCCATGTAAAGAGGTGACAAAATGA
- a CDS encoding nucleotidyltransferase family protein, with protein sequence MDFKSYLIDESASCIDAMKKINDNGKKIVFLESNNKIVASLSDGDIRRWIIKGGNLSVQCKLVANYDFKYLFESDSQKARDIMSTYKINSIPILNDTKCLINIITIDNKNFDAPIKEKIPVVIMAGGFGTRLYPYTKILPKPLIPIGDTPILEHIINRFVEIGIEDFYVIVNHKKNMIKAYFNEIQKDYNLIFVDEEMPLGTGGGLSLISPKITDSFILTNCDILINQKISSIVNHHKVSGNLITMVVATKDVQIPYGTVELDSNGKVSRIVEKPNFNFLTNTGFYVVEPGILNLLEHNKKIDFPDIFEKLNDENQKVGVYPITENDWLDMGQIDELDKMRKKMGYE encoded by the coding sequence ATGGATTTTAAAAGCTATCTAATTGACGAAAGTGCTAGTTGCATAGATGCTATGAAGAAGATAAATGATAATGGAAAGAAGATTGTATTCTTAGAATCTAATAACAAGATAGTTGCTAGTCTTTCTGATGGTGATATAAGAAGATGGATAATTAAAGGTGGAAATTTGTCAGTTCAATGTAAATTAGTTGCTAATTATGATTTCAAGTATTTATTTGAGTCCGATTCTCAAAAGGCAAGGGATATAATGAGTACTTATAAAATTAATTCGATTCCCATATTAAATGATACTAAATGCTTGATTAACATTATAACTATTGATAATAAAAATTTTGATGCACCAATTAAAGAAAAAATACCCGTTGTGATAATGGCTGGTGGATTTGGTACGAGATTATATCCATATACTAAAATTTTACCGAAACCTCTTATACCAATTGGTGATACTCCAATTCTAGAACATATAATTAATAGATTCGTTGAAATTGGAATAGAAGATTTTTATGTAATAGTTAATCATAAGAAAAATATGATAAAAGCATATTTTAATGAGATTCAAAAAGACTACAATTTAATATTTGTTGATGAGGAAATGCCACTAGGTACTGGTGGTGGTCTTAGCTTAATTAGTCCTAAAATTACCGATTCCTTTATTTTGACTAATTGTGATATATTAATTAATCAAAAGATATCGTCTATAGTCAATCATCATAAAGTTTCTGGAAATTTAATAACAATGGTAGTTGCAACTAAAGATGTACAAATTCCTTATGGGACAGTTGAATTGGACAGTAATGGTAAAGTGTCAAGAATCGTTGAAAAGCCAAATTTTAATTTTCTGACCAATACTGGGTTTTATGTTGTGGAACCAGGCATATTGAACTTGCTTGAACATAATAAGAAGATTGATTTTCCTGACATATTTGAAAAACTTAATGATGAAAACCAAAAAGTTGGAGTGTATCCCATAACTGAAAACGATTGGTTGGATATGGGTCAAATTGATGAATTGGATAAAATGAGAAAGAAGATGGGATATGAATAA
- a CDS encoding LegC family aminotransferase translates to MNKFIPLSVPVFIGNEEKYVLQTIKSTWVSTGGEQITEFEKRISDFVGSKGAVACQSGTAGLHLALESLEIGAGDIVLVPNLTFIAAVNPVKYVGAIPIFFDCDHTLCINPNDIINFIETDCVYINNVLVHKNSNHQIKAIIVVHIFGNMVDMETIVSIANAYNLKVIEDSTEALGTKYISGKYKNKFAGTIGDVGVFSFNGNKIITTGGGGMVVSNNVNVLDRIKYLSTQAKDDDLNYIHNSIGYNYRMTNIQAALGIAQLEQLTNFIKIKKENYDLYQDLFKNASSIGLLPFRDDIDPNYWFYSYCLGDDIYKYKTQLINFLRGRNIESRPIWGLISNQLPYKNEICYSEEISKYYYDRVVNLPCSSNLTGDDIKYIVQTINDFVEKVKENGF, encoded by the coding sequence ATGAATAAATTTATTCCACTCTCTGTACCAGTCTTTATTGGAAATGAAGAAAAGTATGTATTGCAAACGATTAAAAGTACCTGGGTATCAACGGGTGGAGAACAAATTACTGAGTTTGAAAAAAGAATTAGTGATTTCGTGGGTTCTAAAGGTGCAGTTGCATGTCAAAGCGGAACAGCAGGCTTACATTTAGCATTAGAATCCTTAGAGATAGGTGCTGGTGATATAGTGCTGGTACCCAATTTAACCTTTATTGCAGCAGTTAATCCTGTTAAATATGTTGGTGCAATTCCAATATTTTTTGATTGTGATCACACTTTGTGTATAAATCCAAATGATATCATAAATTTTATTGAAACCGATTGTGTTTATATAAACAATGTTCTAGTTCACAAAAATAGTAATCATCAAATAAAGGCAATTATTGTGGTACACATATTTGGTAATATGGTAGATATGGAGACGATTGTAAGTATAGCTAATGCATATAATTTGAAGGTTATTGAAGATTCAACAGAAGCATTGGGTACGAAATATATTTCTGGCAAGTATAAAAATAAATTTGCGGGAACTATTGGAGATGTTGGTGTGTTTTCATTTAACGGAAATAAGATTATTACAACTGGTGGTGGTGGTATGGTTGTCTCTAACAATGTGAACGTACTCGATCGAATAAAGTATTTATCTACCCAGGCAAAAGATGATGACTTAAATTATATACACAATTCCATAGGTTATAATTATCGGATGACTAACATTCAAGCTGCGTTAGGAATAGCACAACTAGAACAATTGACTAATTTTATAAAGATAAAAAAGGAAAATTATGATTTATATCAAGATTTATTTAAGAACGCTTCAAGTATTGGACTACTTCCTTTTAGAGATGATATTGATCCGAATTATTGGTTTTATTCATATTGTTTAGGTGATGATATATATAAATATAAGACTCAGTTAATTAATTTTTTAAGAGGAAGAAATATTGAGTCTCGTCCAATTTGGGGCTTGATTAGTAATCAACTTCCATATAAAAATGAGATTTGTTATTCTGAAGAAATATCAAAATATTATTATGATAGGGTAGTGAATCTACCTTGCAGTAGTAACCTAACTGGAGATGATATAAAATATATAGTTCAGACTATAAATGATTTTGTTGAGAAGGTGAAGGAAAATGGATTTTAA
- a CDS encoding NAD-dependent 4,6-dehydratase LegB produces the protein MMNSDMKVLVTGADGFIGSHLVEELVKQGYDVRAFVYYNSFNSWGWLDTFDKELLSKIEIFSGDIRDPNGVYDSMVGIDVVFHLAALIAIPYSYHSPDMYVDTNIKGTLNILQTARKLNTKRVLVTSTSEVYGTAQYVPIDENHPFQGQSPYSATKIGADRIAESFYRSFNLPLTIVRPFNTFGPRQSARAIIPTIITQLLAGKEIIKLGSLTPTRDFNYVKDTVEGFIEIAKSNKTIGEEINIATQKEISMLELVELIKNRINPEAKVVQENQRVRPEKSEVNRLLGSNTKIKNLTNWSPKYSLEEGLDETIQFLKNNLHKYKIEIYNV, from the coding sequence ATGATGAATAGTGATATGAAAGTACTTGTTACAGGTGCTGATGGTTTTATTGGAAGTCACTTGGTTGAAGAGTTAGTGAAACAAGGATATGATGTTCGTGCATTTGTGTATTATAACTCCTTTAATAGCTGGGGATGGCTAGATACTTTTGACAAAGAATTATTATCAAAAATCGAGATTTTCTCAGGAGATATTAGGGATCCGAATGGTGTTTATGACTCAATGGTAGGAATCGATGTTGTATTTCACCTTGCTGCCTTAATTGCAATACCTTACAGTTATCATTCACCAGATATGTATGTTGACACTAATATCAAAGGAACACTTAACATACTCCAAACTGCACGAAAACTAAACACAAAAAGAGTACTAGTTACTTCTACTTCTGAGGTATATGGTACTGCACAGTATGTACCAATTGATGAGAATCACCCATTTCAAGGGCAGTCTCCATACTCGGCGACAAAAATAGGTGCAGATAGAATTGCAGAATCATTTTACAGAAGTTTTAATCTACCTCTGACAATTGTAAGACCTTTTAACACATTTGGACCCAGGCAATCTGCGAGAGCAATTATTCCTACTATAATTACTCAGTTGCTCGCTGGTAAGGAAATCATTAAACTTGGATCTTTAACACCTACAAGAGATTTTAATTATGTCAAAGATACAGTAGAAGGTTTTATTGAGATTGCAAAATCTAATAAAACCATTGGTGAAGAAATTAATATTGCAACACAGAAGGAAATATCTATGTTAGAACTTGTTGAGTTGATAAAAAATAGAATTAATCCTGAGGCTAAGGTTGTACAAGAAAATCAAAGAGTTAGACCAGAAAAATCTGAAGTTAATCGATTACTAGGATCGAATACTAAAATCAAGAACTTAACTAATTGGTCACCAAAATATTCACTAGAAGAAGGTTTGGATGAAACAATACAATTTCTAAAAAATAATTTGCACAAATATAAAATTGAAATTTATAACGTTTAG
- a CDS encoding alpha-1,2-fucosyltransferase, which yields MKIIVFKGGFGNQLFQYCFYLYLKNETSDEIIPDFSFYSKNYGISKRDPIIKQIDSDLDKEYSLTSERRLIHPTHSNKLNIGIKLILRLLCNKIYFERFSIIDINYKKYYIFEGYFQNLKYVESVKNKIEEKIANSKISNDVYQLTKKYDPEKYALICVRLGDYKKIANNRLFGNISNSYYRNSIDKLIDYQADLKFIIISSNPIEAKKMLGDNDNLVLLPELNMLNEINTIEFMRHFKYYIIPNSTFHWWGAYLSHFNEDSRVCIPSKWYANHKKAYIYPEHWIKIERGKNDE from the coding sequence ATGAAAATTATCGTGTTTAAGGGTGGTTTTGGTAACCAACTTTTTCAATATTGTTTTTATCTATATTTAAAGAATGAAACATCTGATGAGATTATTCCTGATTTCTCATTCTATTCTAAGAATTATGGAATATCTAAACGAGATCCTATCATTAAACAAATTGATTCCGATTTAGATAAAGAATATAGTTTAACATCCGAAAGACGTTTAATTCATCCAACCCATAGTAATAAACTGAATATAGGTATAAAACTCATTTTGAGATTGTTATGCAATAAAATCTATTTTGAACGATTTTCAATAATTGATATAAACTATAAAAAGTATTACATTTTCGAGGGATATTTTCAAAATCTAAAATATGTTGAAAGTGTGAAAAATAAAATTGAAGAAAAAATAGCGAACTCGAAAATTAGTAATGATGTCTATCAATTGACTAAAAAATATGATCCTGAGAAATATGCATTAATTTGTGTAAGACTAGGAGACTATAAAAAAATCGCGAATAATAGGTTATTTGGGAATATTTCAAACAGTTATTACAGAAATTCTATTGACAAATTAATTGATTATCAAGCTGATTTGAAGTTCATAATAATTTCTAGCAACCCTATAGAAGCAAAAAAAATGTTAGGTGATAATGACAATCTAGTTCTCCTCCCAGAACTAAACATGTTGAATGAAATAAATACAATAGAATTTATGAGACATTTTAAATATTATATTATCCCGAATAGTACATTCCATTGGTGGGGAGCATATTTAAGTCATTTTAATGAAGATTCTCGAGTTTGCATCCCTTCCAAGTGGTATGCGAATCATAAAAAAGCATATATATATCCAGAACACTGGATAAAAATAGAAAGAGGAAAAAATGATGAATAG
- a CDS encoding glycosyltransferase family 2 protein — protein MSESPLVSVIIPTYGRSESLLNSIDSVMTQSYKDIELIVIDDNNSDSEYFKYNYNGLLQSYPNIIYIAQGKNVGAARARNNAVKVSNGSMIAFLDDDDIWLPDKLKLQIELFNHSSVTNIGMIYCFTSIFDSNRNKIKEIHNEYKGNPVLVQFFKNITSTSTMLLPKNVFLEVGGFPLLKSGQDYIFLLNLLEAGYNIDYVAKPLIEQYYHNDERISNSYNSLLGTFETMQVIESKISILPMGKRRKLKRQLNFRLLYKAIYFDDRKFKSIAIKKSINNFIFEVLLIYTVIYLPIKFFGGKMVIEFLQSIKYRITR, from the coding sequence ATGAGTGAAAGTCCTTTGGTTTCTGTCATAATTCCAACCTATGGAAGAAGTGAAAGTCTATTAAATTCTATTGATTCAGTGATGACTCAATCTTACAAGGATATAGAACTAATAGTAATAGATGACAATAATTCTGATTCTGAATATTTCAAGTATAATTACAATGGATTATTGCAGAGTTATCCAAATATAATTTATATTGCACAAGGGAAAAATGTTGGTGCTGCGAGAGCTAGAAACAATGCAGTGAAAGTTTCAAATGGTTCAATGATTGCCTTTCTTGATGATGACGATATTTGGCTTCCAGACAAGTTGAAATTGCAAATTGAACTATTTAATCATAGTTCAGTTACGAATATTGGAATGATATATTGCTTTACATCAATATTTGACTCGAACAGAAATAAAATTAAAGAAATTCATAATGAGTATAAAGGCAACCCCGTTTTGGTACAATTTTTCAAAAATATTACTTCCACATCGACAATGCTTTTACCTAAAAATGTATTTCTGGAAGTAGGAGGTTTTCCTTTGTTGAAATCTGGTCAAGATTATATCTTTCTATTGAATTTATTAGAAGCTGGTTACAATATTGATTATGTTGCTAAACCTTTAATAGAACAGTATTATCATAATGATGAGAGAATATCAAACAGTTACAATTCTTTGCTTGGAACTTTTGAAACCATGCAAGTAATTGAAAGCAAGATTAGTATATTACCAATGGGTAAAAGAAGAAAATTAAAACGTCAACTAAATTTCAGATTACTATATAAGGCAATTTACTTTGACGATAGAAAATTCAAGTCTATCGCGATAAAGAAATCAATAAATAACTTCATTTTTGAAGTCTTACTAATTTATACTGTGATATATTTGCCTATAAAATTTTTTGGTGGAAAAATGGTTATAGAGTTTTTACAAAGCATTAAATACAGGATTACTAGGTGA
- a CDS encoding O-antigen ligase family protein, whose amino-acid sequence MLFTGLSSNNGRSNKYLLEIVVIVVFVYCSYFLINFVSEIVINGFESALVARGSAAGILGTNSLIGTILLSAGLFEIYFSKYKFSRFIYIPVIIIIFVVSSSRVGVFLYLVFLIYSLVFLQKRKKTSLLSLLFLTILIMLMNHLGLFNYLIYRLEVTFDNSFSLSNILGERYFIIDGAYKIFLNNPFGIGFSAEKFNILLHQYYPNLPYFFEPNHSMTLFDFVYGGILFGVTVLTLSIILIVRFLRTKSKYVKIITFSFILYFLYGNINGTSLYSLNNGQNHRLYLFSVLFIILSHKISKHVGRIENESGR is encoded by the coding sequence ATGCTTTTTACAGGATTATCATCGAATAATGGTAGAAGCAATAAATACTTATTGGAAATTGTAGTAATTGTCGTTTTTGTTTACTGCTCATACTTTTTAATTAATTTTGTATCTGAAATTGTAATAAACGGTTTTGAAAGTGCGTTGGTTGCTAGAGGAAGTGCAGCTGGTATTTTGGGAACAAACTCATTAATTGGAACGATCCTTTTGTCGGCTGGTTTGTTTGAAATATATTTTTCAAAATATAAATTTTCAAGATTTATTTACATACCAGTAATAATAATTATTTTTGTTGTTTCCTCCTCAAGAGTAGGTGTTTTCTTATATTTGGTTTTTCTCATTTATTCATTAGTGTTTCTACAAAAAAGAAAAAAAACTAGCTTACTTTCATTGTTGTTTCTCACAATTTTGATTATGTTAATGAATCATTTAGGTTTATTTAATTATTTAATTTATCGCCTTGAAGTTACATTTGACAACTCTTTTAGCTTATCTAATATACTTGGAGAGAGGTATTTTATAATTGACGGTGCCTATAAAATATTTCTTAATAATCCCTTTGGAATTGGTTTTTCAGCAGAGAAGTTTAATATTCTATTACACCAATATTATCCTAACTTACCATATTTCTTTGAACCAAACCATTCTATGACACTTTTTGATTTTGTGTATGGAGGCATTTTATTTGGTGTAACTGTATTGACACTATCAATTATATTGATTGTTCGTTTTTTAAGAACTAAGTCAAAATACGTGAAAATTATAACATTTAGTTTCATTTTATACTTTCTTTATGGAAACATAAATGGCACATCATTATATAGTCTGAATAATGGACAAAATCACAGATTATATCTTTTTTCTGTTCTGTTCATAATCTTAAGCCATAAAATATCTAAGCATGTTGGGAGAATTGAAAATGAGAGTGGAAGATAA
- a CDS encoding acyltransferase → MLKPKIKKIIRIFRTLKVQKNIGMSKGRIYIGGKTKLTKNTFLGTNCNFNGMKIIGNGKVIIGDNFHSGSECQIITDVHNYEGVAIPYDDTYIVKDVKINDNVWIGNRVLILGGVTIGEGAIIQAGSVVVNDIPAYAIAGGHPCKQFSSRNAEHYEEMKSKGRFH, encoded by the coding sequence ATGCTTAAACCAAAAATTAAGAAAATTATTAGAATATTTAGGACGTTAAAAGTTCAAAAAAACATTGGTATGTCCAAAGGAAGAATATATATTGGAGGGAAAACAAAGCTAACTAAAAACACTTTTTTAGGTACAAACTGTAACTTCAATGGAATGAAAATAATAGGAAATGGTAAAGTAATTATTGGTGATAATTTTCACTCTGGTAGTGAATGTCAGATTATTACTGATGTACATAATTATGAAGGTGTAGCAATACCCTATGATGATACTTACATTGTAAAAGATGTAAAGATAAATGATAATGTATGGATAGGTAATCGAGTTTTAATTTTAGGTGGTGTAACAATAGGAGAGGGGGCAATTATTCAAGCTGGATCAGTTGTTGTAAATGATATTCCTGCTTATGCAATTGCCGGTGGTCATCCATGTAAGCAATTTTCTTCAAGGAATGCTGAACATTATGAAGAGATGAAAAGTAAAGGACGTTTCCATTAA